From one Mya arenaria isolate MELC-2E11 chromosome 4, ASM2691426v1 genomic stretch:
- the LOC128230053 gene encoding 12S rRNA N4-methylcytidine methyltransferase-like gives MRSEFIQRLLVKKLCSRHFQHLQKHFICQTAVQMNDLHNTRSRPDVRGAFHMPVMKTEVVQIFLQHGCRRIADLTFGAGGHSRAILEGLEGSSILALDRDPLAYQLASQLQQHFPDRLTALEGRFSDLPRLLESQGVEGGSLDGLLMDLGASSMQMDTGQRGFALSLDGPLDMRMDADKLPDQPSAADVVNSLDESDLAAIFRKYAEEPRAHRIAHGIIQARAAYGRINTTKQLADIVENLGSSGLDKLGRYSHPATRIFQALRIFVNNELNELNCALEMAHHFLKLGGVCVAISFHSLEDRIVKRHFHEIDLDEEKSLSLKQKVRLARPADSADELQELTLKRWQPLFKKVRLPSEDEMASNPRSRSAKLRAAIKN, from the exons ATGAGATCAGAGTTCATCCAAAGGTTGTTGGTGAAGAAATTGTGTTCCAGACACTTTCAACATCTCCAAAAGCATTTCATCTGTCAGACAGCAGTCCAAATGAACGATCTCCACA ACACCAGGAGCAGACCTGATGTTCGAGGAGCATTTCATATGCCAGTCATGAAGACAGAGGTGGTCCAGATTTTCCTTCAACATGGCTGCAGG CGTATAGCAGACTTGACATTTGGAGCCGGTGGACATAGTCGGGCCATTCTCGAGGGGCTTGAGGGCTCCAGCATCCTGGCTCTGGACCGGGACCCACTGGCATACCAGCTTGCCTCCCAACTTCAACAGCATTT CCCAGATCGGTTGACAGCACTAGAGGGTCGGTTTTCAGACCTGCCAAGGCTTCTTGAGTCCCAGGGTGTGGAAGGGGGATCCCTGGATGGCCTCCTCATGGACTTAGGCGCCTCCTCAATGCAGATGGACACAGGGCAGCGGGGATTCGCCCTCAGTCTTGATGGGCCCCTGGACATGCGCATGGACGCTGATAA GTTACCAGACCAGCCTAGTGCAGCAGATGTTGTGAACAGTCTCGACGAAAGTGACCTGGCGGCCATCTTCAGAAAGTATGCGGAAGAACCACGTGCCCACAGGATAGCCCACGGGATTATCCAGGCCCGGGCTGCATATGGCCGCATCAACACCACCAAACAACTTGCAGACATTGTGGAAAACCTTGG GTCCAGTGGCTTGGACAAGCTGGGCCGGTACAGCCATCCAGCCACACGAATCTTCCAGGCGCTTAGAATCTTTGTCAATAACGAGCTTAATGAGCTGAACTGTGCACTTGAGATGGCTCACCACTTCCTGAAGCTGGGCGGCGTGTGTGTGGCCATCTCATTCCACTCCCTGGAGGACCGCATTGTGAAACGACACTTCCATGAGATTGACTTGGATGAAGAGAAAAGTTTATCTTTAAAGCAGAAGGTCAGGTTAGCTAGGCCGGCTGATAGTGCTGATGAGTTACAGGAGTTAACCTTGAAAAGATGGCAACCTTTGTTCAAGAAAGTGAGACTGCCAAGTGAAGATGAAATGGCAAGCAATCCAAGGAGTCGATCTGCTAAACTAAGAGCAGCCATAAAGAATTAG
- the LOC128230052 gene encoding ras association domain-containing protein 9-like isoform X3 encodes MAGESVADIEIPIWVRGTQKWVTGLTKRTTCDDVIYALLYQDGLHEHVNTSAYAIFEKWREVERPLQGRTKIVKVWRTWGADQANVYLTMRKFDELEYSGEFSLTRRRKKSRHRTRERERTRDREKERRSRDHHHRHGYCQNASERLRSMETLVKLVISQERKLKDMIEHGDDTEKLIDKYESRLHKHRLKNNGEEYVKDAYLDDNGDEMDELFSNANVEELELYVSFCDKILALEDMIQNEHAKIEDLAYQIQTCSNQQECSSGSPTITEDISRVQVELTRAKSCAIMQHYKDQDLQRELQFYDEKMAHKSDMCKRLQQELDEIESIAHIHSSGSLDNCGEAGSQNPLPLPERTSRVQSAPCSPCSPPPPLPERLRPRTLQLPPPSSSKPPVTSVQQPKCQIEHAPERKPILKQSAPERKNGYNTQHKSNSNSETKVRFKTDDIIDKYYWEDSSLSEGISMDHSDLSDCKDLFEYPSRRDEYSNVKSGTPNRPYLTVKVEDQDSNSDTGLSSMHSDDSAVYHLETLV; translated from the coding sequence atggCGGGCGAGTCGGTTGCAGACATTGAGATACCGATCTGGGTCCGGGGGACGCAGAAGTGGGTGACGGGTCTTACCAAGAGGACCACGTGTGACGACGTCATATACGCCCTCCTCTACCAGGACGGACTCCACGAACACGTCAACACGTCGGCGTACGCAATCTTTGAAAAATGGCGAGAAGTTGAGCGCCCGCTGCAAGGTCGGACGAAAATTGTGAAAGTGTGGCGCACATGGGGCGCCGACCAAGCCAATGTGTATCTGACCATGAGAAAGTTTGATGAACTGGAATACAGTGGTGAATTTTCCCTCACTCGACGGAGAAAAAAGTCCCGGCATCGAACACGCGAACGTGAACGTACTCGGGACCGTGAAAAAGAACGTCGATCACGCGACCACCATCATCGTCATGGTTACTGTCAAAACGCGAGCGAGCGACTCCGCTCGATGGAGACGCTTGTCAAACTAGTCATTTCACAGGAACGCAAATTGAAAGATATGATTGAACATGGAGATGACACGGAGAAATTAATCGATAAATATGAGTCAAGATTGCATAAACATCGATTAAAAAATAACGGCGAAGAGTATGTAAAAGATGCATATCTCGACGATAACGGTGATGAAATGGACGAACTTTTCTCTAATGCAAATGTGGAAGAGCTAGAATTGTATGTCAGTTTTTGTGATAAGATTTTAGCGCTCGAGGACATGATACAAAATGAACATGCAAAGATTGAAGATTTAGCATACCAAATACAAACGTGTTCAAATCAACAGGAATGTAGCTCAGGATCTCCAACTATTACCGAGGATATTTCAAGAGTGCAAGTGGAACTTACTCGTGCAAAATCATGCGCAATTATGCAGCATTACAAAGACCAGGATTTACAACGTGAACTTCAGTTTTATGACGAAAAGATGGCACATAAAAGTGACATGTGTAAACGGCTGCAGCAAGAACTTGATGAGATTGAATCCATTGCTCATATTCATTCAAGTGGATCTCTGGACAATTGTGGGGAAGCGGGAAGCCAGAACCCGCTGCCACTTCCGGAACGCACAAGCCGCGTTCAATCGGCCCCTTGTAGCCCGTGTTCCCCGCCTCCGCCATTGCCGGAGCGGTTACGGCCCCGGACACTTCAGCTCCCGCCACCCTCATCATCTAAACCGCCAGTGACTTCCGTGCAGCAACCAAAGTGCCAAATTGAACATGCCCCGGAGCGCAAACCAATCCTGAAACAGAGCGCTCCAGAACGCAAAAACGGATATAATACTCAACATAAATCAAACTCAAACAGTGAAACCAAAGTGAGATTCAAAACTGATGATATAATAGACAAGTATTACTGGGAGGACTCGAGCCTCTCGGAAGGAATCAGCATGGATCACTCAGATCTCTCAGATTGTAAGGACTTGTTCGAGTACCCGAGTCGGCGAGACGAGTACTCGAATGTAAAGTCCGGTACTCCCAACCGGCCCTACCTCACAGTGAAAGTGGAGGATCAAGATTCGAACTCGGATACCGGCCTCAGCAGTATGCACAGTGATGACTCCGCAGTGTACCATTTAGAAACATTGGTGTAA
- the LOC128230052 gene encoding ras association domain-containing protein 10-like isoform X2 — MAALYSKEDILSKDCKTKTRRRRDRRLKSGATDMAGESVADIEIPIWVRGTQKWVTGLTKRTTCDDVIYALLYQDGLHEHVNTSAYAIFEKWREVERPLQGRTKIVKVWRTWGADQANVYLTMRKFDELEYSGEFSLTRRRKKSRHRTRERERTRDREKERRSRDHHHRHGYCQNASERLRSMETLVKLVISQERKLKDMIEHGDDTEKLIDKYESRLHKHRLKNNGEEYVKDAYLDDNGDEMDELFSNANVEELELYVSFCDKILALEDMIQNEHAKIEDLAYQIQTCSNQQECSSGSPTITEDISRVQVELTRAKSCAIMQHYKDQDLQRELQFYDEKMAHKSDMCKRLQQELDEIESIAHIHSSGSLDNCGEAGSQNPLPLPERTSRVQSAPCSPCSPPPPLPERLRPRTLQLPPPSSSKPPVTSVQQPKCQIEHAPERKPILKQSAPERKNGYNTQHKSNSNSETKVRFKTDDIIDKYYWEDSSLSEGISMDHSDLSDCKDLFEYPSRRDEYSNVKSGTPNRPYLTVKVEDQDSNSDTGLSSMHSDDSAVYHLETLV, encoded by the coding sequence atggCGGGCGAGTCGGTTGCAGACATTGAGATACCGATCTGGGTCCGGGGGACGCAGAAGTGGGTGACGGGTCTTACCAAGAGGACCACGTGTGACGACGTCATATACGCCCTCCTCTACCAGGACGGACTCCACGAACACGTCAACACGTCGGCGTACGCAATCTTTGAAAAATGGCGAGAAGTTGAGCGCCCGCTGCAAGGTCGGACGAAAATTGTGAAAGTGTGGCGCACATGGGGCGCCGACCAAGCCAATGTGTATCTGACCATGAGAAAGTTTGATGAACTGGAATACAGTGGTGAATTTTCCCTCACTCGACGGAGAAAAAAGTCCCGGCATCGAACACGCGAACGTGAACGTACTCGGGACCGTGAAAAAGAACGTCGATCACGCGACCACCATCATCGTCATGGTTACTGTCAAAACGCGAGCGAGCGACTCCGCTCGATGGAGACGCTTGTCAAACTAGTCATTTCACAGGAACGCAAATTGAAAGATATGATTGAACATGGAGATGACACGGAGAAATTAATCGATAAATATGAGTCAAGATTGCATAAACATCGATTAAAAAATAACGGCGAAGAGTATGTAAAAGATGCATATCTCGACGATAACGGTGATGAAATGGACGAACTTTTCTCTAATGCAAATGTGGAAGAGCTAGAATTGTATGTCAGTTTTTGTGATAAGATTTTAGCGCTCGAGGACATGATACAAAATGAACATGCAAAGATTGAAGATTTAGCATACCAAATACAAACGTGTTCAAATCAACAGGAATGTAGCTCAGGATCTCCAACTATTACCGAGGATATTTCAAGAGTGCAAGTGGAACTTACTCGTGCAAAATCATGCGCAATTATGCAGCATTACAAAGACCAGGATTTACAACGTGAACTTCAGTTTTATGACGAAAAGATGGCACATAAAAGTGACATGTGTAAACGGCTGCAGCAAGAACTTGATGAGATTGAATCCATTGCTCATATTCATTCAAGTGGATCTCTGGACAATTGTGGGGAAGCGGGAAGCCAGAACCCGCTGCCACTTCCGGAACGCACAAGCCGCGTTCAATCGGCCCCTTGTAGCCCGTGTTCCCCGCCTCCGCCATTGCCGGAGCGGTTACGGCCCCGGACACTTCAGCTCCCGCCACCCTCATCATCTAAACCGCCAGTGACTTCCGTGCAGCAACCAAAGTGCCAAATTGAACATGCCCCGGAGCGCAAACCAATCCTGAAACAGAGCGCTCCAGAACGCAAAAACGGATATAATACTCAACATAAATCAAACTCAAACAGTGAAACCAAAGTGAGATTCAAAACTGATGATATAATAGACAAGTATTACTGGGAGGACTCGAGCCTCTCGGAAGGAATCAGCATGGATCACTCAGATCTCTCAGATTGTAAGGACTTGTTCGAGTACCCGAGTCGGCGAGACGAGTACTCGAATGTAAAGTCCGGTACTCCCAACCGGCCCTACCTCACAGTGAAAGTGGAGGATCAAGATTCGAACTCGGATACCGGCCTCAGCAGTATGCACAGTGATGACTCCGCAGTGTACCATTTAGAAACATTGGTGTAA
- the LOC128230052 gene encoding ras association domain-containing protein 9-like isoform X1, with protein MMPPTTRPARAHVHDVEGDYVFLSADGGLADTESDTCQQHDRQMAGESVADIEIPIWVRGTQKWVTGLTKRTTCDDVIYALLYQDGLHEHVNTSAYAIFEKWREVERPLQGRTKIVKVWRTWGADQANVYLTMRKFDELEYSGEFSLTRRRKKSRHRTRERERTRDREKERRSRDHHHRHGYCQNASERLRSMETLVKLVISQERKLKDMIEHGDDTEKLIDKYESRLHKHRLKNNGEEYVKDAYLDDNGDEMDELFSNANVEELELYVSFCDKILALEDMIQNEHAKIEDLAYQIQTCSNQQECSSGSPTITEDISRVQVELTRAKSCAIMQHYKDQDLQRELQFYDEKMAHKSDMCKRLQQELDEIESIAHIHSSGSLDNCGEAGSQNPLPLPERTSRVQSAPCSPCSPPPPLPERLRPRTLQLPPPSSSKPPVTSVQQPKCQIEHAPERKPILKQSAPERKNGYNTQHKSNSNSETKVRFKTDDIIDKYYWEDSSLSEGISMDHSDLSDCKDLFEYPSRRDEYSNVKSGTPNRPYLTVKVEDQDSNSDTGLSSMHSDDSAVYHLETLV; from the coding sequence atggCGGGCGAGTCGGTTGCAGACATTGAGATACCGATCTGGGTCCGGGGGACGCAGAAGTGGGTGACGGGTCTTACCAAGAGGACCACGTGTGACGACGTCATATACGCCCTCCTCTACCAGGACGGACTCCACGAACACGTCAACACGTCGGCGTACGCAATCTTTGAAAAATGGCGAGAAGTTGAGCGCCCGCTGCAAGGTCGGACGAAAATTGTGAAAGTGTGGCGCACATGGGGCGCCGACCAAGCCAATGTGTATCTGACCATGAGAAAGTTTGATGAACTGGAATACAGTGGTGAATTTTCCCTCACTCGACGGAGAAAAAAGTCCCGGCATCGAACACGCGAACGTGAACGTACTCGGGACCGTGAAAAAGAACGTCGATCACGCGACCACCATCATCGTCATGGTTACTGTCAAAACGCGAGCGAGCGACTCCGCTCGATGGAGACGCTTGTCAAACTAGTCATTTCACAGGAACGCAAATTGAAAGATATGATTGAACATGGAGATGACACGGAGAAATTAATCGATAAATATGAGTCAAGATTGCATAAACATCGATTAAAAAATAACGGCGAAGAGTATGTAAAAGATGCATATCTCGACGATAACGGTGATGAAATGGACGAACTTTTCTCTAATGCAAATGTGGAAGAGCTAGAATTGTATGTCAGTTTTTGTGATAAGATTTTAGCGCTCGAGGACATGATACAAAATGAACATGCAAAGATTGAAGATTTAGCATACCAAATACAAACGTGTTCAAATCAACAGGAATGTAGCTCAGGATCTCCAACTATTACCGAGGATATTTCAAGAGTGCAAGTGGAACTTACTCGTGCAAAATCATGCGCAATTATGCAGCATTACAAAGACCAGGATTTACAACGTGAACTTCAGTTTTATGACGAAAAGATGGCACATAAAAGTGACATGTGTAAACGGCTGCAGCAAGAACTTGATGAGATTGAATCCATTGCTCATATTCATTCAAGTGGATCTCTGGACAATTGTGGGGAAGCGGGAAGCCAGAACCCGCTGCCACTTCCGGAACGCACAAGCCGCGTTCAATCGGCCCCTTGTAGCCCGTGTTCCCCGCCTCCGCCATTGCCGGAGCGGTTACGGCCCCGGACACTTCAGCTCCCGCCACCCTCATCATCTAAACCGCCAGTGACTTCCGTGCAGCAACCAAAGTGCCAAATTGAACATGCCCCGGAGCGCAAACCAATCCTGAAACAGAGCGCTCCAGAACGCAAAAACGGATATAATACTCAACATAAATCAAACTCAAACAGTGAAACCAAAGTGAGATTCAAAACTGATGATATAATAGACAAGTATTACTGGGAGGACTCGAGCCTCTCGGAAGGAATCAGCATGGATCACTCAGATCTCTCAGATTGTAAGGACTTGTTCGAGTACCCGAGTCGGCGAGACGAGTACTCGAATGTAAAGTCCGGTACTCCCAACCGGCCCTACCTCACAGTGAAAGTGGAGGATCAAGATTCGAACTCGGATACCGGCCTCAGCAGTATGCACAGTGATGACTCCGCAGTGTACCATTTAGAAACATTGGTGTAA